From a region of the Kaistia sp. 32K genome:
- a CDS encoding ABC transporter permease — MTDIAADASPAASTAGVERTKVLSVRQLTWRKFLRNRLAVVGLIVLAIMYLMALLAGFIAPYGDRETHGQFARQAPHGLHFFDETGTFHPVPFVYGLKRTLDPKSFKQVTTIVPEQKYPLRLFVKGQPYTILGLFRSDIHLFGVEAPGKLFLLGTDTKGRDVFSRILYGAQVSLTVGLVGVALSLVIGVGMGLITGYFGGWFDGLVQRVIEMTMAFPQIPLWLALAALIPPTWSSAQVYFAISIVLSVLTWGSLARQVRAMVLSLKTSDFVRAARYSNASTARIMIRHLLPSTMSHVLVIATLTIPSMILGETALSFLGLGIKPPMTSWGLLLNEAQSVQVIIELPWLLTPAIFVVLTIISFNFVGDGMRDAADPFSR; from the coding sequence ATGACTGATATCGCAGCAGACGCAAGCCCTGCCGCAAGCACTGCGGGGGTCGAGCGCACAAAGGTGTTGTCGGTTCGGCAGCTGACCTGGCGCAAATTCCTGCGCAACAGACTTGCCGTTGTCGGATTGATCGTCCTCGCCATCATGTATCTGATGGCGTTGCTTGCGGGGTTCATCGCCCCTTATGGCGATCGTGAGACGCACGGCCAGTTCGCCCGACAGGCGCCGCATGGTCTCCATTTCTTCGACGAGACAGGTACGTTTCACCCGGTACCATTCGTCTATGGCCTCAAGCGCACGCTCGATCCCAAGTCGTTCAAACAGGTCACGACGATCGTGCCGGAGCAGAAGTATCCGCTGCGGCTTTTCGTGAAGGGCCAGCCCTATACGATCCTTGGCCTGTTCCGCAGCGATATTCATCTGTTCGGCGTCGAAGCCCCTGGCAAGTTGTTCCTGCTTGGCACCGACACCAAAGGGCGCGATGTGTTCAGTCGCATTCTCTATGGGGCCCAGGTCTCGCTGACCGTCGGGCTTGTCGGAGTCGCCTTGTCGCTGGTGATCGGCGTGGGCATGGGTCTGATCACCGGCTATTTCGGGGGATGGTTTGACGGGTTGGTGCAGCGCGTCATCGAGATGACCATGGCGTTTCCGCAGATTCCGCTATGGCTGGCCCTCGCGGCGCTCATCCCGCCGACCTGGAGTTCCGCCCAAGTCTATTTCGCGATTTCCATCGTGCTGTCAGTCTTAACTTGGGGGAGTCTCGCCCGCCAAGTGCGCGCGATGGTGCTGTCGCTCAAAACCTCGGATTTCGTCAGGGCTGCGCGATATTCCAACGCCTCCACGGCCCGCATCATGATCCGTCACCTGCTGCCGTCTACGATGAGCCATGTGCTGGTTATCGCCACGCTCACCATTCCGTCCATGATCCTCGGCGAAACCGCGCTGAGCTTTCTGGGGCTTGGCATCAAGCCGCCGATGACGAGCTGGGGTCTGCTGCTCAATGAGGCACAGAGCGTTCAGGTGATCATCGAACTGCCGTGGCTGTTGACCCCGGCGATCTTCGTGGTGCTCACCATCATCTCCTTCAATTTCGTTGGCGACGGCATGCGCGATGCGGCCGATCCCTTCTCTCGATGA